From Stigmatopora argus isolate UIUO_Sarg chromosome 14, RoL_Sarg_1.0, whole genome shotgun sequence, the proteins below share one genomic window:
- the LOC144088631 gene encoding serine/threonine-protein kinase WNK4-like isoform X6 encodes MDDDGKASEGQEAESSLSDGKAHEGQEAESSLSDGVPSETTSGSDSLEETATPAASLTSDGDEAATEAVASSPDGRFLKFNIEIGRGSFKNVYKGLDTETTVEVAWCELQTQRLTRAERQRFAEEVEMLKALQHPNIVRFFDSWKSVLNGRKCTVLVTELMTSGTLKTYVRRFRPVKLKLLQRWSFQILKGLHFLHSRNPPILHRDLKCDNVFITGPSASVKIGDLGLATLKKASFAKSVIGTPEFMAPEMYEEKYDEAVDVYALGMCILEMATSEYPYSECQNAAQIYRKVTSGIKPDSFSKVTIPELKDIIEGCIRTNSSERFTVQDLLDQRFFQAQLGVYVELAEEDDGSKSALMLWLRMDGTKKFHGKYKDNNAIEFLYQLHNDVPEVVAQEMVVLGFVSECDYKLVAMAIRDGVTVIKRQREKRRRMAEDAARQQEEAARESELLRQKSEASSGQQASPPPAGLPSVGSQAHHLIDKTAAPANAAEATPLPVISPSQPNVYARPPRTRLTKAPPFPVLRYPRSLAVSQHEPTKSLHGFSSPADSCASDVTSGLSDCNEGQSEKSIQEVTERHPDRKLRKQMKAQLRLTGVRAGPLPVTHLHVCELGFCACVQVSNMADRVVECQLSTHDNKMVTFKFDLDGDDPEDIASVMLHRDFILAGERTVFILRMYDIISRAETMMMNQKQTKMATERPSKTPSGVSLDGSVEGELPTSKDVMPEAAPMPASSFYHSSASTLPAPQYPPPSQAYPGYASPTGIPPPWLPTTTPQLAPPVGPQWPPPDQPLFSLANMMTLAMGMARSFLPPSQSYHPASPPPLAPQLRPFSPPTSPSLAHTPFHGTPPLGAVAAQQGAPLNWSPTKLRYPSPAAPHGSSLIAPSLLAPPPQQTQQVQSGVTPTHGSPATRE; translated from the exons ATGGACGATGACGGCAAAGCCTCCGAGGGCCAAGAAGCGGAGTCCTCTCTTTCCGACGGCAAAGCCCACGAGGGCCAAGAAGCGGAGTCCTCTCTTTCCGACGGCGTTCCCTCAGAGACGACGTCCGGGTCGGACTCCCTCGAGGAGACGGCGACGCCGGCAGCCTCGTTGACGTCGGATGGGGACGAGGCGGCTACCGAGGCCGTGGCGTCCTCGCCGGATGGACGCTTCCTCAAGTTCAACATCGAAATCGGGCGAGGATCTTTTAAGAATGTTTACAAGGGTCTGGATACGGAGACCACCGTCGAGGTGGCCTGGTGCGAACTGCAG ACTCAACGTCTGACCCGCGCCGAACGTCAACGTTTTGCCGAAGAAGTGGAGATGCTGAAggcgctccagcaccccaacatCGTTCGATTCTTCGACTCGTGGAAGTCGGTGCTAAACGGTCGCAAGTGTACCGTCCTGGTCACCGAGCTCATGACGTCGGGGACGCTCAAGAC GTACGTTCGCAGATTCCGCCCCGTGAAACTGAAGCTGCTTCAGCGTTGGAGTTTCCAGATCCTCAAAGGTCTTCACTTCCTGCACTCGCGAAATCCTCCCATCCTGCATCGCGACCTCAAGTGCGACAACGTCTTCATCACGGGACCGTCGGCCTCCGTCAAGATCGGAGATCTCGGCCTCGCCACCCTCAAGAAGGCCTCCTTCGCTAAAAGCGTCATCG GAACCCCCGAGTTCATGGCCCCGGAGATGTACGAGGAGAAGTACGACGAGGCCGTGGACGTCTACGCCCTTGGGATGTGTATCTTGGAGATGGCCACTTCCGAGTACCCGTACTCGGAGTGTCAGAACGCCGCTCAAATATACCGCAAGGTCACGAGC GGGATCAAACCGGACAGCTTCTCCAAGGTGACGATCCCCGAGCTGAAGGACATCATTGAAGGCTGCATCCGCACCAACAGCAGCGAGAG GTTCACAGTTCAGGACCTTTTGGACCAGCGCTTCTTCCAGGCCCAGCTGGGTGTGTACGTGGAGCTGGCCGAGGAGGACGACGGCAGTAAGTCGGCGCTGATGCTGTGGCTCAGGATGGACGGGACCAAGAAGTTTCACGGCAAGTACAAGGACAACAACGCCATCGAGTTCCTCTACCAGCTCCACAACGACGTCCCCGAGGTGGTGGCCCAGGAGATG GTTGTGTTGGGCTTCGTATCCGAGTGCGACTACAAGCTGGTGGCGATGGCCATCCGGGACGGCGTCACCGTCATCAAGCGCCAGCGAGAGAAACGCCGGCGAATGGCCGAAGACGCCGCCCGTCAACAGGAAGAAGCCGCCCGCGAGAGCGAACTCCTCCGCCAGAAGTCTGAGGCTTCATCCGGGCAGCAAGCCTCGCCCCCTCCCGCAGGGCTACCATCCGTCGGAAGCCAGGCTCATCACCTGATCGACAAGACAGCCGCCCCAG CCAATGCGGCGGAAGCTACGCCTCTTCCTGTCATTTCTCCTTCTCAGCCAAATGTTTACGCCAGGCCGCCGAGGACCCGCCTCACGAAGGCTCCACCCTTTCCAGTGCTGCGCTACCCGAGG AGCCTTGCAGTTTCACAACATGAACCCACGAAATCACTTCATGGATTCTCCTCACCCGCGGACAG TTGCGCTTCCGACGTGACGTCGGGTTTGAGCGACTGCAACGAAGGCCAGTCAGAGAAGAGCATCCAGGAAGTGACTGAGCGCCATCCCGACAGGAAATTGAGGAAACAAATGAAGGCGCAGCTGAGGCTAACAGGGGTGAGAGCGGGACCCTTGCCCGTTACCCATTTGCACGTTTGCGAGTTGGGCTTTTGCGCGTGCGTGCAGGTGTCCAACATGGCCGACCGCGTGGTGGAATGTCAGCTGAGTACTCACGACAACAAGATGGTGACCTTTAAATTTGACCTCGACGGCGACGACCCCGAAGACATCGCCTCCGTAATG TTGCACCGAGACTTCATCTTGGCCGGCGAGCGAACGGTGTTCATCCTACGCATGTATGACATCATCAGCAGGGCGGAGACCATGATGATGAACCAGAAGCAG ACAAAAATGGCGACCGAGCGCCCCTCCAAAACCCCTTCAGGAGTTTCCCTCGACG GTTCGGTGGAGGGCGAGCTGCCCACCTCCAAAGATGTCATGCCCGAGGCTGCGCCGATGCCGGCGTCATCTTTTTACCATTCTTCAG CCTCAACCCTGCCGGCCCCCCAATATCCTCCACCATCCCAGGCCTACCCTGGCTACGCCTCACCCACCGGCATTCCTCCTCCGTGGTTGCCCACTACCACACCTCAGCTGGCGCCCCCCGTGGGTCCTCAGTGGCCGCCCCCCGACCAGCCCCTCTTCTCCCTGGCTAACATGATGACGTTAGCCATGGGCATGGCCCGCTCCTTCCTGCCCCCCAGTCAGAGCTACCACCCAGCTAGCCCCCCGCCCTTGGCACCCCAGCTCAGGCCCTTCTCGCCACCCACATCGCCATCTTTGGCTCACACCCCCTTCCATGGAACTCCGCCCTTAGGAGCGGTCGCCGCCCAGCAGGGTGCGCCACTCAACTGGAGCCCTACCAAG CTTAGGTACCCTTCACCTGCGGCCCCTCATG GTTCTTCATTGATCGCCCCCTCCTTGCTGGCTCCGCCTCCTCAACAAACGCAA CAGGTGCAGTCCGGTGTCACGCCAACCCATGGATCGCCAGCCACACGTGAGTGA
- the LOC144088631 gene encoding serine/threonine-protein kinase WNK4-like isoform X7 — protein MDDDGKASEGQEAESSLSDGKAHEGQEAESSLSDGVPSETTSGSDSLEETATPAASLTSDGDEAATEAVASSPDGRFLKFNIEIGRGSFKNVYKGLDTETTVEVAWCELQTQRLTRAERQRFAEEVEMLKALQHPNIVRFFDSWKSVLNGRKCTVLVTELMTSGTLKTYVRRFRPVKLKLLQRWSFQILKGLHFLHSRNPPILHRDLKCDNVFITGPSASVKIGDLGLATLKKASFAKSVIGTPEFMAPEMYEEKYDEAVDVYALGMCILEMATSEYPYSECQNAAQIYRKVTSGIKPDSFSKVTIPELKDIIEGCIRTNSSERFTVQDLLDQRFFQAQLGVYVELAEEDDGSKSALMLWLRMDGTKKFHGKYKDNNAIEFLYQLHNDVPEVVAQEMVVLGFVSECDYKLVAMAIRDGVTVIKRQREKRRRMAEDAARQQEEAARESELLRQKSEASSGQQASPPPAGLPSVGSQAHHLIDKTAAPANAAEATPLPVISPSQPNVYARPPRTRLTKAPPFPVLRYPRSLAVSQHEPTKSLHGFSSPADSCASDVTSGLSDCNEGQSEKSIQEVTERHPDRKLRKQMKAQLRLTGVRAGPLPVTHLHVCELGFCACVQVSNMADRVVECQLSTHDNKMVTFKFDLDGDDPEDIASVMLHRDFILAGERTVFILRMYDIISRAETMMMNQKQTKMATERPSKTPSGVSLDGSVEGELPTSKDVMPEAAPMPASSFYHSSASTLPAPQYPPPSQAYPGYASPTGIPPPWLPTTTPQLAPPVGPQWPPPDQPLFSLANMMTLAMGMARSFLPPSQSYHPASPPPLAPQLRPFSPPTSPSLAHTPFHGTPPLGAVAAQQGAPLNWSPTKLRYPSPAAPHGSSLIAPSLLAPPPQQTQVQSGVTPTHGSPATRE, from the exons ATGGACGATGACGGCAAAGCCTCCGAGGGCCAAGAAGCGGAGTCCTCTCTTTCCGACGGCAAAGCCCACGAGGGCCAAGAAGCGGAGTCCTCTCTTTCCGACGGCGTTCCCTCAGAGACGACGTCCGGGTCGGACTCCCTCGAGGAGACGGCGACGCCGGCAGCCTCGTTGACGTCGGATGGGGACGAGGCGGCTACCGAGGCCGTGGCGTCCTCGCCGGATGGACGCTTCCTCAAGTTCAACATCGAAATCGGGCGAGGATCTTTTAAGAATGTTTACAAGGGTCTGGATACGGAGACCACCGTCGAGGTGGCCTGGTGCGAACTGCAG ACTCAACGTCTGACCCGCGCCGAACGTCAACGTTTTGCCGAAGAAGTGGAGATGCTGAAggcgctccagcaccccaacatCGTTCGATTCTTCGACTCGTGGAAGTCGGTGCTAAACGGTCGCAAGTGTACCGTCCTGGTCACCGAGCTCATGACGTCGGGGACGCTCAAGAC GTACGTTCGCAGATTCCGCCCCGTGAAACTGAAGCTGCTTCAGCGTTGGAGTTTCCAGATCCTCAAAGGTCTTCACTTCCTGCACTCGCGAAATCCTCCCATCCTGCATCGCGACCTCAAGTGCGACAACGTCTTCATCACGGGACCGTCGGCCTCCGTCAAGATCGGAGATCTCGGCCTCGCCACCCTCAAGAAGGCCTCCTTCGCTAAAAGCGTCATCG GAACCCCCGAGTTCATGGCCCCGGAGATGTACGAGGAGAAGTACGACGAGGCCGTGGACGTCTACGCCCTTGGGATGTGTATCTTGGAGATGGCCACTTCCGAGTACCCGTACTCGGAGTGTCAGAACGCCGCTCAAATATACCGCAAGGTCACGAGC GGGATCAAACCGGACAGCTTCTCCAAGGTGACGATCCCCGAGCTGAAGGACATCATTGAAGGCTGCATCCGCACCAACAGCAGCGAGAG GTTCACAGTTCAGGACCTTTTGGACCAGCGCTTCTTCCAGGCCCAGCTGGGTGTGTACGTGGAGCTGGCCGAGGAGGACGACGGCAGTAAGTCGGCGCTGATGCTGTGGCTCAGGATGGACGGGACCAAGAAGTTTCACGGCAAGTACAAGGACAACAACGCCATCGAGTTCCTCTACCAGCTCCACAACGACGTCCCCGAGGTGGTGGCCCAGGAGATG GTTGTGTTGGGCTTCGTATCCGAGTGCGACTACAAGCTGGTGGCGATGGCCATCCGGGACGGCGTCACCGTCATCAAGCGCCAGCGAGAGAAACGCCGGCGAATGGCCGAAGACGCCGCCCGTCAACAGGAAGAAGCCGCCCGCGAGAGCGAACTCCTCCGCCAGAAGTCTGAGGCTTCATCCGGGCAGCAAGCCTCGCCCCCTCCCGCAGGGCTACCATCCGTCGGAAGCCAGGCTCATCACCTGATCGACAAGACAGCCGCCCCAG CCAATGCGGCGGAAGCTACGCCTCTTCCTGTCATTTCTCCTTCTCAGCCAAATGTTTACGCCAGGCCGCCGAGGACCCGCCTCACGAAGGCTCCACCCTTTCCAGTGCTGCGCTACCCGAGG AGCCTTGCAGTTTCACAACATGAACCCACGAAATCACTTCATGGATTCTCCTCACCCGCGGACAG TTGCGCTTCCGACGTGACGTCGGGTTTGAGCGACTGCAACGAAGGCCAGTCAGAGAAGAGCATCCAGGAAGTGACTGAGCGCCATCCCGACAGGAAATTGAGGAAACAAATGAAGGCGCAGCTGAGGCTAACAGGGGTGAGAGCGGGACCCTTGCCCGTTACCCATTTGCACGTTTGCGAGTTGGGCTTTTGCGCGTGCGTGCAGGTGTCCAACATGGCCGACCGCGTGGTGGAATGTCAGCTGAGTACTCACGACAACAAGATGGTGACCTTTAAATTTGACCTCGACGGCGACGACCCCGAAGACATCGCCTCCGTAATG TTGCACCGAGACTTCATCTTGGCCGGCGAGCGAACGGTGTTCATCCTACGCATGTATGACATCATCAGCAGGGCGGAGACCATGATGATGAACCAGAAGCAG ACAAAAATGGCGACCGAGCGCCCCTCCAAAACCCCTTCAGGAGTTTCCCTCGACG GTTCGGTGGAGGGCGAGCTGCCCACCTCCAAAGATGTCATGCCCGAGGCTGCGCCGATGCCGGCGTCATCTTTTTACCATTCTTCAG CCTCAACCCTGCCGGCCCCCCAATATCCTCCACCATCCCAGGCCTACCCTGGCTACGCCTCACCCACCGGCATTCCTCCTCCGTGGTTGCCCACTACCACACCTCAGCTGGCGCCCCCCGTGGGTCCTCAGTGGCCGCCCCCCGACCAGCCCCTCTTCTCCCTGGCTAACATGATGACGTTAGCCATGGGCATGGCCCGCTCCTTCCTGCCCCCCAGTCAGAGCTACCACCCAGCTAGCCCCCCGCCCTTGGCACCCCAGCTCAGGCCCTTCTCGCCACCCACATCGCCATCTTTGGCTCACACCCCCTTCCATGGAACTCCGCCCTTAGGAGCGGTCGCCGCCCAGCAGGGTGCGCCACTCAACTGGAGCCCTACCAAG CTTAGGTACCCTTCACCTGCGGCCCCTCATG GTTCTTCATTGATCGCCCCCTCCTTGCTGGCTCCGCCTCCTCAACAAACGCAA GTGCAGTCCGGTGTCACGCCAACCCATGGATCGCCAGCCACACGTGAGTGA